One genomic region from Gossypium hirsutum isolate 1008001.06 chromosome D13, Gossypium_hirsutum_v2.1, whole genome shotgun sequence encodes:
- the LOC107918285 gene encoding co-chaperone protein p23-2 isoform X1, translating into MSRHPEVLWAQRSDKVYLTISLPDAKDISVKCDPQGLFSFSAMGVQGESFDFSLELFGKIVPEGCKTNVGLRNIICSIMKEEKGWWKRLLKSEEKPAPYIKVDWNKWCDEDDEDPNSDLASDDDDATYVGQEEESSDDEGLLYLPDLEKARGN; encoded by the exons ATGAG TCGTCACCCGGAGGTTCTTTGGGCTCAGCGCTCTGATAAGGTATATCTTACGATTTCTTTGCCTGATGCGAAAGACATTTCTGTTAAATGTGACCCTCAGGGGCTGTTTAGCTTCTCTGCCATGGGAGTGCAAGGAGAATCCTTCGATTTCAGTTTGGAGCTTTTTGGTAAAATAGTTCCGGAG GGTTGCAAAACTAATGTTGGGTTAAGGAATATAATATGCTCAATCATGAAAGAAGAAAAAGGGTGGTGGAAAAGATTGTTAAAGTCAGAAGAGAAACCCGCGCCTTACATCAAGGTTGATTGGAACAAATGGTGCGATGAAGACGATGAAGATCCAAATT CTGATTTGGCCTCTGATGACGATGATGCCACG TATGTTGGTCAAGAAGAAGAAAGCAGCGATGATGAAGGATTGCTGT ATCTTCCAGATTTGGAAAAGGCAAGAGGAAACTAA
- the LOC107918285 gene encoding co-chaperone protein p23-2 isoform X2, whose translation MSRHPEVLWAQRSDKVYLTISLPDAKDISVKCDPQGLFSFSAMGVQGESFDFSLELFGKIVPEGCKTNVGLRNIICSIMKEEKGWWKRLLKSEEKPAPYIKVDWNKWCDEDDEDPNCY comes from the exons ATGAG TCGTCACCCGGAGGTTCTTTGGGCTCAGCGCTCTGATAAGGTATATCTTACGATTTCTTTGCCTGATGCGAAAGACATTTCTGTTAAATGTGACCCTCAGGGGCTGTTTAGCTTCTCTGCCATGGGAGTGCAAGGAGAATCCTTCGATTTCAGTTTGGAGCTTTTTGGTAAAATAGTTCCGGAG GGTTGCAAAACTAATGTTGGGTTAAGGAATATAATATGCTCAATCATGAAAGAAGAAAAAGGGTGGTGGAAAAGATTGTTAAAGTCAGAAGAGAAACCCGCGCCTTACATCAAGGTTGATTGGAACAAATGGTGCGATGAAGACGATGAAGATCCAAATT GTTATTGA